In the Tribolium castaneum strain GA2 chromosome 1, icTriCast1.1, whole genome shotgun sequence genome, one interval contains:
- the LOC100142000 gene encoding protein twisted gastrulation, translating to MWKVALFSTLVTAFFFIHQARTCNEAVCGSIVSKCLLTQSCKCDFSFENCTCCKDCFNCLSYLYAECCSCVDMCPKPNDTEGALSKKSNVEDFSEPVPGLFNVLTEYPDSERRWNSTTFPIDIDTSQYGPKKEIKIHMQSAEQEVAPIKTNVITLNCTVAFMSKCMSLTKCRSSCQTMGASSYRWFHDGCCECVGQHCINYGINESRCRECPLKDENELSEEEFDVDDYDYGQNSEDFE from the exons ATGTGGAAAGTTGCGCTTTTTTCGACGCTGGTGACGGCGTTCTTCTTCATCCACCAGGCCCGGACGTGCAACGAGGCGGTGTGTGGCAGCATAGTCAGCAAGTGCCTTCTGACGCAGTCCTGCAAGTGCGACTTTTCCTTCGAAAACTGCACCTGCTGCAAGGACTGCTTCAACTGTCTCAGCTACCTCTATGCCGAGTGCTGCTCTTGCGTTG aCATGTGTCCGAAACCAAACGACACCGAGGGCGCCCTCAGCAAAAAATCCAACGTTGAGGACTTCAGTGAGCCCGTCCCTGGGCTTTTTAACGTTTTGACCGAATATCCGGATAGTGAGCGACGATGGAACAGCACTACCTTCCCCATTGATATCGATACGAGTCAATACGGACCGAAGAAAGAAATCAAAATTCATATGC aaagtgCCGAGCAAGAGGTGGCCCCCATCAAAACCAACGTTATCACTCTTAATTGCACGGTTGCCTTCATGTCAAAATGTATGAGCTTGACCAAGTGCAGGTCCAGCTGCCAGACTATGGGGGCTTCCAGCTATCGCTGGTTTCACGATGGGTGCTGCGAGTGCGTGGGGCAACACTGCATCAATTATGGGATAAATGAGAGCAG GTGTCGCGAATGCCCGTTGAAAGACGAGAATGAGCTTTCAGAGGAAGAATTCGATGTCGACGATTATGACTATGGCCAGAATTCGGAAGATttcgaataa
- the Spg7 gene encoding paraplegin: protein MYSQLNKYRVPLKAVCKFSLLRKKPEILNIADNGLTQKRVKTHVRLDQINSKLIKGVSREYSAVCSLIHRSGLQNLSHLPYYLDKREFHSSVKNLQQSSGGKPGGDKNKPNDDDDKDKISSLLAKAFLWMLTAYMVIAIISLMFPSSSQPEVVRYVSWNEFLYQMLAKGEVEEIIVRPDIEIVTIILHEGAIIKGKKVDNRTYHMNVVDINKFEDKLREAERRLGIQDGIPITFERGTDTAGKLLISLLIVAILISLLARSKSIRPPISMDTFTQLGRAKFTLVDPLSGQGKGVHFSDVAGLREAKQEVMEFVDYLKRPEIYKSLGAKVPKGALLLGPPGCGKTLLAKAVATEANVPFLSMNGSEFIEMIGGLGAARVRDLFKEARKRAPCIIYIDEIDAVGRKRSGQLGQGGASGESEQTLNQLLVEMDGMASKESVVMLASTNRADILDRALLRPGRFDRHILIDLPDLEERKQIFELHLKSIALENEPEFYSKRLAHLTPGFSGADIANVCNEAALHAAREKQKHVTRDNLEYAVERLVGGTEKRNHAMSPEEKRIVAYHESGHALVGWMLEHTDALLKVTIVPRTNLALGFAQYIPRDQKLYTKEELFERMCMTLGGRVAESLIFNRITTGAQNDLEKVTKMAYAQIKEFGMSESVGLLSFPQEETQEKGRRPYSKKLANLIDIEARRLVSRAYKRTEEVLLKNKEKLELLAETLLKKETLNYDDVEKLLGPPPFGAKHLIEPAEFEESVRKDAGDTRPTETKSETNASAPKI, encoded by the exons atgtatAGCCAGTTAAATAAGTATCGTGTGCCACTGAAGGctgtatgcaaattttcctTGTTAAGGAAAAAACCAGAAATTCTAAACATTGCTGATAATGGGTTGACTCAAAAACGGGTGAAAACCCACGTTAGATTAGATCAAATCAACTCGAAA ttaattaAGGGTGTATCTAGGGAATACTCTGCCGTGTGTTCACTTATCCACCGGTCAGGGTTACAAAATTTGAGCCACTTGCCGTACTATTTGGATAAAAGAGAGTTCCACTCTTCGGTGAAAAATTTGCAGCAGTCTTCCGGGGGCAAACCTGGCGGTGATAAGAATAAACCAAACGATGATGACGATAAAGACAAGATTTCGTCATTGTTGGCTAAGGCCTTTCTGTGGATGCTTACAGCCTACATGGTCATAGCAATAATTTCGTTGATGTTTCCTAGTAGTAGCCAACCAGAg GTTGTACGATATGTCTCCTGGAACGAATTTTTGTACCAAATGTTGGCCAAAGGCGAAGTGGAAGAAATTATCGTCAGGCCTGATATCGAAATCGTTACGATTATCCTACACGAAGGTGCCATAATTAAAGGAAAAAAA GTTGATAACAGGACGTATCACATGAATGTTGTCGATATCAACAAATTCGAAGACAAACTCAGAGAGGCTGAACGTCGTTTAGGCATCCAAGACGGAATCCCGATCACATTTGAACGCGGAACGGACACAGCCGGAAAACTACTCATCTCTCTCCTGATCGTTGCAATCCTTATTTCCCTTCTCGCTCGCAGCAAAAGCATAAGACCGCCAATCAGCATGGACACATTT ACGCAATTAGGGCGCGCCAAGTTCACCCTTGTTGACCCTCTGTCAGGTCAGGGCAAAGGGGTGCACTTTTCAGACGTGGCAGGTTTAAGGGAAGCGAAACAGGAAGTAATGGAGTTTGTTGATTATTTGAAACGGCCTGAGATTTACAAGAGTTTGGGGGCGAAGGTGCCTAAGGGGGCACTGCTTTTAGGCCCCCCTGGTTGTGGTAAGACTTTACTGGCCAAAGCTGTGGCCACTGAAGCCAATGTGCCTTTTTTGTCTATGAATGGGTCAGAGTTTATCGAGATGATTGGCGGCTTGGGGGCGGCAAGGGTAAG GGACTTGTTCAAAGAGGCCCGCAAACGCGCCCCCTGTATAATCTACATCGACGAAATCGACGCAGTAGGCCGTAAACGAAGCGGCCAATTGGGCCAAGGTGGCGCCAGTGGCGAAAGTGAGCAGACTTTGAACCAGCTTTTGGTGGAAATGGACGGAATGGCAAGCAAGGAAAGTGTCGTTATGCTTGCCTCCACCAACAGGGCCGATATTTTGGACAGg GCCCTACTACGCCCCGGACGCTTCGACAGACACATTTTAATCGACTTGCCTGATCTAGAAGaacgaaaacaaatttttgagcTACATTTGAAGAGTATAGCATTGGAAAACGAGCCTGAATTCTACTCGAAAAGGTTGGCGCACTTGACACCCGGATTCAGTGGCGCTGACATCGCCAATGTTTGCAACGAGGCGGCTTTGCACGCGGCAAGAGAGAAACAAAAGCACGTAACGCGGGACAATTTGGAATATGCCGTTGAACGTCTCGTTG gaggtACCGAAAAACGCAACCATGCCATGTCCCCTGAAGAAAAACGCATCGTTGCCTATCACGAATCCGGTCATGCCCTAGTTGGCTGGATGTTGGAGCACACTGATGCCCTCCTGAAGGTCACTATAGTCCCTAGGACCAACCTAGCGCTGGGTTTTGCCCAGTACATCCCTCGGGACCAGAAATTGTACACCAAGGAGGAATTATTCGAAAGAATGTGCATGACTCTAGGTGGCCGAGTGGCTGAATCATTGATTTTTAACCGAATTACAACGGGGGCCCAAAACGATTTagaaaaagtcaccaaaatggCCTACGCCCAAATCAAGGAGTTTGGGATGAGTGAAAGTGTGGGCTTGCTGTCGTTCCCTCAGGAAGAGACGCAGGAGAAGGGCCGAAGGCCCTACagtaaaaaattagcaaatctTATAGACATTGAGGCGAGGAGATTGGTCAGTAGGGCGTACAAACGCACAGAGGAGGTTTTGTTGaagaataaagaaaaacttgaattg CTTGCGGAGACGTTGTTGAAGAAGGAGACTTTAAACTATGATGATGTCGAGAAGCTGTTGGGGCCTCCGCCCTTTGGGGCCAAGCACTTGATCGAACCGGCTGAGTTTGAGGAGTCTGTGAGGAAGGATGCTGGGGATACTAGGCCGACTGAGACCAAGTCTGAGACTAATGCGTCTGCGCCCAAAATTTGA